The Cynocephalus volans isolate mCynVol1 chromosome 2, mCynVol1.pri, whole genome shotgun sequence genome window below encodes:
- the RPL37 gene encoding large ribosomal subunit protein eL37, with translation MTKGTSSFGKRRNKTHTLCRRCGSKAYHLQKSTCGKCGYPAKRKRKYNWSAKAKRRNTTGTGRMRHLKIVYRRFRHGFREGTTPKPKRAAVAASSSS, from the exons ATG ACGAAGGGAACGTCATCGTTTGGAAAGCGTCGAAATAAAACGCACACGTTGTGCCGCCGCTGTGGCTCTAAGGCTTACCACCTTCAGAAGTCGACCTGTGGCAAATGTGGCTACCCTGCCAAGCGCAAGAGAAAGT ATAACTGGAGTGCCAAGGCTAAAAGACGAAATACCACTGGGACTGGTCGAATGAGGCACCTGAAAATTGTATACCGCAGATTCAG GCATGGATTCCGTGAAGGAACAACACCTAAACCCAAGAGAGCAGCTGTTGCAGCATCCAGTTCATCTTAA
- the CARD6 gene encoding LOW QUALITY PROTEIN: caspase recruitment domain-containing protein 6 (The sequence of the model RefSeq protein was modified relative to this genomic sequence to represent the inferred CDS: inserted 2 bases in 2 codons; deleted 2 bases in 1 codon; substituted 3 bases at 3 genomic stop codons): protein MAIKSVPSEIIEGKGEXLLEILKHNPDSILDTLTSRRLISEEEDETLGNVTDPLEKSRKLLILIQKKGEVSCQHFLKCLLSTFPESATIWDLRHEFLKHETIAPSQSMGVSENSEDAFCPGKKQPEGPNPEISESFKKKAHLDLETSEFLRDKKTSYRETALSSRENEKGYDTPKVTSYLVEKVEYEVPATMPCLRDGKRYEEPDDSLYLGKEEYLEYIGYLEDAETTMKKDYDDPEHSVDDGKEDSEYSVTTEFSGEEQSYKDSETSISLEEEEKKNMGERKQVFKDVLSCLNMYRSRKLLPDFVKQISLDRGHRWTTETPGDLAXNFLMKVQALDVTARDSILRQKVLDKDGKGELLTGVENLEIGEIQTINPLDVLCASMLCSDSSLQCEVMSNMYQCQFALPLLLPDAEKNKSILMLGAVKDIVKKQSAQYSGGPAEDTEQFLTLMKIPVTSFVRLXYCSFSKSRILNTLLSPAQLKTPKIFLHQDLPVLMLPWQISDGLVEITWYFPDSDDLKENPSFFQKPFVVASLHGDLESFWTQFGFLMEVSSAVLFLFFFFFFFTDCLGEKEWDLLIFLGKAAIERSYFVLSPQARESEEAQIFQRILKLKPTQLLFWEXEETGDRRRNMEGLQAAFQEVMSSSLRCVSMEDMAYLAGELRIQVDQDFENAQGLQVFTSENMAGTAEGEGQQRHSQPESSSESQAQMLIREPGDRCAVSQNLQNFHHIPVFMPHLENSWPLPTRCGGNFNHVSLKASWVXGSHFGSEQRSKWFCHLSFQNTTGKSFGIQYFQPQRFYSGERCMKFSRMAWGHHLKGTFGRPPRPISQCVQTCPKRPQTIGTLGSSGSFIPEVGHFHSLGSKPAGAVGKPQPWQACSQGAQLTEATGKFMRTTSHIEDPHPQSFRPAGAIQKPVRSASQQRAQLNTPGGSSNLMSKSKLLPSSKFKSNQPKLSQVKLPGTKSSQPVPSQLKPSQTKPPRPQPFQSKAYPSKLTQSQHSQAKPSPPIPTQSQPSQSKPSPQSKSFQTNASQAKAYHPRAGPKRVGKH from the exons ATGGCTATTAAGAGTGTTCCCTCAGAGATCatagaaggaaaaggagaatagTTGCTTGAAATCCTCAAACATAATCCTGATTCTATTTTAGACACGTTAACCTCTCGGAGGCTGATTTCGGAGGAAGAGGATGAGACCCTGGGGAATGTTACAGATCCCCTGGAAAAAAGTCGGAAGCTGTTAATTTTGATACAGAAAAAGGGAGAGGTCAGCTGTCAGCATTTTCTCAAGTGTTTACTTAGTACTTTTCCAGAGTCAGCAACCATCTGGGACTTAAGGCAC gaatttttaaagcaTGAAACTATAGCACCTTCTCAGTCTATGGGGGTAAGCGAGAATTCAGAAGATGCTTTTTGCCCTGGAAAGAAACAGCctgaagggcca AATCCCGAGATCTCAGAGTCCTTCAAAAAGAAAGCACACTTGGACTTGGAAACCTCTGAGTTTTTGAGGGACAAGAAAACTAGTTACAGGGAAACTGCTTTGTCCTCCAGGGAGAATGAGAAGGGATATGACACTCCAAAAGTCACATCATATTTAGTTGAGAAAGTTGAATATGAAGTTCCAGCAACTATGCCGTGtttaagagatggaaagagataCGAGGAGCCAGATGATTCTTTATACTTAGGAAAAGAggaatatctagaatatattggATACCTTGAGGATGCAGAAACCACAATGAAAAAGGATTATGATGATCCAGAGCACAGCGTAGATGATGGCAAAGAGGACTCTGAGTACTCAGTAACCACAGAGTTCTCTGGTGAAGAACAGAGTTACAAGGATTCAGAAACCAGCATTTcattggaggaggaggagaagaaaaatatgGGAG aaagaaaacaagtgtttaaAGATGTCCTGTCATGTTTGAACATGTATAGAAGCAGAAAGCTTCTGCCAGATTTTGTGAAACAAATCTCCTTAGATCGAGGACATAGGTGGACAACGGAGACTCCAGGAGACTTGGCCTAGAATTTCCTGATGAAAGTTCAAGCACTAGATGTAACAGCCAGAGATTCAATCCTCAGGCAGAAGGTTCTGGATAAAGATGGTAAAGGGGAATTGCTGACTGGAGTGGAGAATTTGGAAATTGGTGAGATTCAAACCATTAACCCCCTTGATGTCCTTTGTGCCTCCATGCTGTGTTCAGACAGCTCTTTGCAATGTGAAGTCATGTCAAACATGTATCAATGCCAGTTTGCTCTTCCTCTGCTGCTGCCAGatgcagaaaagaacaaaagcatCTTAATGCTGGGGGCCGTGAAGGACATTGTGAAGAAGCAGTCAGCACAGTACTCAGGAGGCCCTGCAGAGGATACAGAACAGTTTCTGACTCTGATGAAGATTCCTGTTACCTCTTTTGTCCGCCTATGATACTGTAGCTTCTCCAAGTCCAGAATCCTCAACACACTGCTCAGCCCTGCCCAACTGAAAACACCCAAAATTTTTCTCCATCAGGATTTGCCTGTTCTGATGCTTCCCTGGCAAATCTCTGATGGCCTAGTTGAGATAACATGGTATTTTCCTGACAGTGATGATCTAAAGGAAAACCCTAGTTTTTTCCAAAAGCCTTTTGTAGTGGCCAGCCTTCATGGAGATCTAGAAAGTTTTTGGACACAGTTTGGTTTTTTGATGGAAGTTTCCtcagctgtt ctttttcttttttttttttttttttttttcactgactgCCTAGGTGAGAAGGAATGGGACCTGCTAATATTTTTAGGAAAAGCAGCCATTGAAAGATCTTACTTTGTTCTTAGTCCCCAAGCCAGGGAGAGTGAAGAGGCTCAGATCTTCCAGAGGATCCTGAAATTGAAACCAACACAGCTACTGTTTTGGG GGGAGGAAACTGGGGATAGAAGGAGGAACATGGAAGGCCTTCAAGCTGCCTTCCAGGAAGTGATGTCTTCTTCACTCAGATGTGTGTCCATGGAGGACATGGCCTACCTGGCTGGGGAGTTGCGGATTCAGGTAGACCAAGACTTTGAGAACGCTCAAGGACTTCAAGTTTTCACTAGTGAAAATATGGCTGGAACAGCTGAAGGTGAAGGACAACAAAGACATAGTCAGCCAGAAAGCTCATCTGAAAGCCAAGCTCAGATGCTCATAAGAGAACCTGGGGACAGATGTGCAGTCAGCCAGAATCTTCAGAATTTTCACCATATCCCAGTATTTATGCCTCATCTAGAAAACTCCTGGCCCTTACCAACCAGATGTGGAGGTAACTTTAACCATGTTTCCTTGAAAGCCTCCTGGG TGGGCTCCCACTTTGGGTCAGAGCAGAGGTCTAAATGGTTCTGTCATTTGTCCTTTCAGAATACAACGGGCAAAAGTTTTGGTATTCAATACTTCCAACCCCAGAGATTTTATTCAGGTGAAAGATGCATGAAATTTTCAAGAATGGCTTGGGGACATCACTTGAAAGGAACATTTGGGAGGCCCCCAAGACCCATTTCTCAGTGTGTACAGACCTGTCCTAAGAGACCACAAACAATAGGAACCCTTGGGAGTTCTGGGTCATTTATTCCTGAGGTTGGTCACTTCCATTCCCTGGgttcaaagccagcaggagcagTTGGAAAGCCACAGCCTTGGCAAGCCTGTTCCCAGGGAGCACAACTGACTGAAGCAACTGGAAAATTTATGAGAACAACATCCCATATTGAAGACCCTCACCCTCAATCCTTCCGTCCAGCAGGAGCCATACAAAAACCAGTAAGATCTGCCTCGCAGCAACGAGCCCAGCTGAACACACCAGGTGGGTCTTCAAATCTCATGTCCAAGAGCAAACTTTTACCCAGCTCTAAGTTCAAATCCAATCAGCCCAAGCTATCCCAGGTCAAGCTCCCTGGAACTAAATCCTCCCAACCTGTGCCCTCTCAACTTAAACCTTCTCAGACAAAACCTCCTCGGCCCCAGCCTTTCCAATCTAAAGCTTATCCATCTAAACTCACTCAGTCCCAGCACTCCCAAGCTAAGCCCTCACCACCTATACCCACTCAGTCCCAGCCTTCCCAATCTAAACCCTCTCC TCAATCTAAATCATTCCAGACCAATGCTTCACAGGCCAAGGCATATCACCCAAGAGCAGGGCCCAAAAGGGTAGGGAAGCATTAA